In one window of Macadamia integrifolia cultivar HAES 741 chromosome 2, SCU_Mint_v3, whole genome shotgun sequence DNA:
- the LOC122091234 gene encoding protein NDH-DEPENDENT CYCLIC ELECTRON FLOW 5 produces the protein MADTSFLHSPHCTLHSFTNPTKNLNTFHSPLLFSFNHHRNKRDFSLLALTSTSQSSNLPISTERNSQPLINVDYMKKEFSGHGVSFTELGESCVLRMEVENGSNASLMLPSGLITSYKAHMWHGGTLEVLHTSVSKGEDGSVVVQGGAFVGFNCRTDGAVSWSPSTWALLDVRGNPQEGIQVELVSCGDSEGMIEVKYLVTLESDTMSTELQISNLTPLPLQLMGSLISHLSVSTPEATYAVGLEGSNYFNRSPFMSDFSIIPPGFGQRKGQTALGGLMSSWGMAGSNSQGRETEEQEEMEEEENDNYAHLTEKMSRIYTSTPRMFSVIDRGRRNSVIVGRDGFDELYMLSPGSTYEWYGMYAYICTGASALLKPIILAPKDVWKGYQYLHNPNL, from the exons TTCAATCATCACAGAAACAAGAGGGACTTCTCCTTGCTAGCTTTAACATCTACTTCACAAAGTTCAAACCTACCCATTTCTACTGAAAGAAATTCACAACCACTCATCAATGTGGACTACATGAAGAAGGAATTCAGTGGCCATGGCGTTAGCTTTACAGAACTTGGAGAAAGCTGTGTTCTTAGGATGGAAGTGGAAAATGGAAGTAATGCTAGCCTGATGCTCCCAAGTGGTTTGATCACATCATATAAGGCTCACATGTGGCATGGTGGTACACTTGAAGTGCTCCATACCTCTGTTTCAAAGGGGGAGGATGGTAGTGTTGTTGTTCAAGGAGGGGCTTTTGTGGGTTTCAATTGCAGAACTGATGGTGCTGTGTCATGGTCTCCAAGCACTTGGGCTCTTCTTGATGTGAGAGGGAATCCTCAAGAGGGCATTCAg GTTGAGCTTGTAAGCTGTGGTGATTCAGAAGGCATGATTGAAGTTAAATACCTTGTGACTCTTGAATCAGACACCATGAGCACAGAGCTCCAAATCTCAAACTTGACTCCTTTGCCTCTCCAGTTAATGGGTTCTCTTATAAGCCATTTGTCAGTGAGTACACCTGAAGCAACTTATGCTGTTGGACTGGAAGGATCAAATTACTTCAATAGGTCACCATTCATGTCAGACTTCAGCATCATTCCTCCTGGCTTTGGACAGAGAAAGGGTCAAACAGCTCTTGGGGGCTTGATGTCAAGCTGGGGAATGGCAGGATCAAACAGCCAAGGGAGAGaaacagaagaacaagaagaaatggaggaagaagagaatgataaCTATGCTCACCTGACTGAGAAGATGAGCAGGATCTACACCAGTACTCCTAGGATGTTCTCAGTCATTGACAGG GGCAGAAGGAACTCAGTTATAGTAGGGAGAGATGGGTTTGATGAATTGTACATGCTCAGTCCTGGATCAACCTATGAATGGTATGGCATGTATGCTTATATTTGCACAGGTGCATCAGCCTTGCTGAAACCAATAATCTTAGCTCCTAAAGATGTTTGGAAGGGATATCAGTATCTACACAACCCAAATCTCTAA
- the LOC122091244 gene encoding putative methyltransferase DDB_G0268948: protein MAGLFDRQAEAYADSRPKYPSEWYSKIAALTPNRTLAWDVGTGNGQAAIGVAEHYEQVIATDVSKDQLKHATPHPKVHYVHTPFSMSKEELASLVGGEGSVDLITVAEAVHWFDHPTFYSLANHVLKKPGGVIVVWGYKNCTVDPAFDRVMERFRNSSAAYLHPNNHYLSDYYSSLPFPFESIGVGSEGNPLMLELPVEYSFDGLLKWISTWSVVPLAKASGVDLLNEDMVKEFESAWGGSNLTRTVINKAFMIAGKPKI from the exons ATGGCTGGCTTATTTGATCGTCAAGCAGAGGCATACGCCGATTCAAGGCCAAAATATCCCAGCGAATGGTACTCAAAGATCGCAGCTCTCACCCCTAATCGAACCTTGGCTTGGGATGTCGGCACCGGCAATGGTCAGGCAGCAATTGGG GTAGCTGAGCACTATGAACAAGTGATTGCAACTGATGTGAGCAAAGACCAGTTAAAGCATGCAACACCACACCCCAAGGTTCATTATGTTCATACCCCATTCTCCATGTCAAAGGAAGAATTAGCATCATTGGTAGGTGGTGAAGGTTCAGTTGATCTGATCACTGTGGCTGAAGCTGTGCATTGGTTTGATCACCCAACCTTCTATTCTCTTGCTAATCATGTATTAAAGAAACCAGGAGGTGTAATTGTTGTATGGGGTTACAAAAACTGCACTGTAGATCCAGCCTTTGACAGAGTCATGGAGCGATTTAGGAACAGTTCTGCTGCTTACTTGCATCCAAACAATCATTACTTATCAGATTATTATAGCTCACTTCCTTTTCCATTCGAGAGCATCGGTGTTGGATCAGAAGGGAATCCATTGATGCTTGAATTACCTGTGGAGTATTCATTTGATGGACTATTGAAATGGATCAGCACATGGTCTGTAGTCCCTTTAGCTAAAGCAAGTGGTGTTGATTTGTTAAATGAAGATATGGTTAAAGAGTTTGAGAGTGCTTGGGGTGGATCTAATTTGACAAGGACAGTGATTAACAAGGCTTTCATGATTGCTGGCAAACCTAAGATTTAA